The following proteins are encoded in a genomic region of Stigmatopora nigra isolate UIUO_SnigA chromosome 3, RoL_Snig_1.1, whole genome shotgun sequence:
- the LOC144194555 gene encoding protein mono-ADP-ribosyltransferase PARP6 isoform X3 translates to MDIKGQCWTDEESDGENEPEQFLYGIQGSCAADLYRHPQLDADIEAVKDIYTDSAVSVREYGIIDDVDIDLHINIGFLDEEVATAWKVIRTEPIILRLRFSLSQYLDGPEPSVDVFQPSNKEGFSLGLQLKKILSTFTSQQWKHLSNEFLKAQQEKRHSWFKAGGTIKKFRAGLSIFSPIPKSPSFPLIQDTVLKGKLSVPELRVTRLMNRSISCTMKNPKGELFSYPPNSQTVAVPAARAPAQITTRQLIELFFSSQAGGHCKNIPTLEYGFLVQIMKYSEQRIPTLNEYCVVCDEQHVFQNGSMLKPAVCTRELCVFSFYTLGVMSGAAEEVATGAEVVDLLVAMCRAALESPRKSIIFEPYPSVVDPNDPKTLAFNPKKNYERLQKALDSVMSIREMTQGSYLEIKKQMDKLDPLAHPLLQWIISSNRSHIVKLPLSRQLKFMHTSHQFLLLSSPPAKEARFRTAKKLYGSTFAFHGSHIENWHSVLRNGLVNASYTKLQLHGAAYGKGIYLSPISSISFGYSGMGKGQHRMPTKDELVQRYNRMNTIPQQSRPIQSRFLQSRNLNCIALCEVITSKDLQKHGNIWVCPVSDHVCTRFFFVYEDGQVGDANINTQEPKVQKEIMRVIGT, encoded by the exons ATG GACATCAAAGGCCAGTGTTGGACTGATGAGGAGTCTGACGGGGAGAACGAACCAGAGCAGTTCCTGTACGGCATCCAG GGAAGCTGCGCCGCTGACCTCTACCGCCATCCTCAGCTGGATGCAGACATTGAAGCAGTCAAAGACATCTACACTGACAGCGCCGTCTCAGTCAG GGAGTATGGCATCATCGACGACGTGGATATTGATCTTCATATTAATATCGGCTTCCTTGAT GAGGAGGTTGCGACAGCTTGGAAAGTAATCAGAACAGAGCCCATTATTCTGAGACTTCGCTTTTCTCTTTCTCAGTACCTCGATGGGCCCG AACCATCAGTTGATGTGTTCCAGCCATCCAATAAAGAAGGATTTAGCCTTGGCTTACAACTCAAAAA GATTCTGAGCACATTTACGTCCCAGCAGTGGAAGCATCTCAGCAATGAATTCCTCAAGGCCCAACAGGAAAAGAGACACAGCTGGTTCAAAGCTGGAGGAACCATCAAGAAATTTCGTGCCGGGCTCAGCATCTTCTCTCCAATCCCAAA GTCTCCAAGCTTCCCCTTGATCCAAGATACTGTCCTGAAAGGGAAGCTGAGTGTACCTGAACTTCGTGTGACCCGCCTCATGAATCGATCAATTTCATGCACAATGAAGAACCCCAAAGGGGAGCTCTTCAGCTATCCACCAAACAGCCAG ACCGTGGCGGTACCGGCGGCCAGAGCCCCAGCACAGATCACCACCAGGCAGCTGATTGAATTGTTTTTCTCATCCCAGGCGGGCGGACACTGCAAAAACATTCCCACACTGGAGTATGGCTTTTTAGTGCAG ATAATGAAGTACTCTGAGCAGAGGATCCCAACTCTCAACGAGTACTGTGTGGTCTGTGATGAACAGCACGTCTTTCAGAATGGATCAATGCTTAAG CCAGCTGTGTGCACAAGGGAGTTGTGTGTGTTCTCCTTCTACACGCTGGGTGTGATGTCAGGCGCTGCAGAAGAAGTGGCCACCGGTGCAGAG GTAGTAGATCTGTTGGTGGCAATGTGCCGAGCTGCACTGGAGTCTCCCCGCAAGAGCATCATCTTTGAGCCTTACCCCTCCGTCGTAGATCCCAATGATCCCAAGACTTTGGCATTCAATCCCAAG AAGAATTATGAGAGGCTGCAAAAAGCACTGGACAGCGTTATGTCTATACGAGAAATGACCCAG GGCTCATATTTGGAAATCAAGAAGCAGATGGACAAACTGGACCCTTTGGCCCATCCCTTGCTACAATG GATTATTTCCAGTAATAGATCTCACATTGTCAAGTTGCCTCTTAGTAGG CAACTGAAATTCATGCACACCTCCCATCAGTTCCTGCTGCTCAGCAGCCCCCCTGCCAAGGAAGCTCGTTTCCGAACTGCCAAAAAGCTCTACGGCAGCACCTTTGCCTTCCA TGGTTCCCATATAGAGAACTGGCACTCTGTTCTGAGAAATGGACTAGTCAATGCCTCTTATACAAAACTGCAG CTGCACGGGGCAGCATACGGAAAAGGCATCTATCTCAGCCCCATCTCCAGTATATCGTTTGGATACTCAG GAATGGGAAAGGGACAACACCGCATGCCCACCAAAGACGAGCTGGTACAGCGTTACAATCGCATGAATACCATACCACAG caGAGTCGTCCAATCCAATCAAGATTTCTTCAAAGTCGAAATCTGAACTGCATTGCACTTTGCGAAG tgatCACATCCAAGGACCTGCAAAAGCACGGCAACATTTGGGTGTGTCCTGTATCGGACCACGTTTGCACTCGCTTCTTTTTTGT GTACGAGGACGGCCAAGTGGGAGATGCCAACATCAACACCCAGGAGCCCAAGGTGCAAAAAGAGATTATGCGCGTAATTGGGACCTAA
- the LOC144194555 gene encoding protein mono-ADP-ribosyltransferase PARP6 isoform X4 yields the protein MDIKGQCWTDEESDGENEPEQFLYGIQGSCAADLYRHPQLDADIEAVKDIYTDSAVSVREYGIIDDVDIDLHINIGFLDYLDGPEPSVDVFQPSNKEGFSLGLQLKKILSTFTSQQWKHLSNEFLKAQQEKRHSWFKAGGTIKKFRAGLSIFSPIPKSPSFPLIQDTVLKGKLSVPELRVTRLMNRSISCTMKNPKGELFSYPPNSQTVAVPAARAPAQITTRQLIELFFSSQAGGHCKNIPTLEYGFLVQIMKYSEQRIPTLNEYCVVCDEQHVFQNGSMLKPAVCTRELCVFSFYTLGVMSGAAEEVATGAEVVDLLVAMCRAALESPRKSIIFEPYPSVVDPNDPKTLAFNPKKKNYERLQKALDSVMSIREMTQGSYLEIKKQMDKLDPLAHPLLQWIISSNRSHIVKLPLSRQLKFMHTSHQFLLLSSPPAKEARFRTAKKLYGSTFAFHGSHIENWHSVLRNGLVNASYTKLQLHGAAYGKGIYLSPISSISFGYSGMGKGQHRMPTKDELVQRYNRMNTIPQQSRPIQSRFLQSRNLNCIALCEVITSKDLQKHGNIWVCPVSDHVCTRFFFVYEDGQVGDANINTQEPKVQKEIMRVIGT from the exons ATG GACATCAAAGGCCAGTGTTGGACTGATGAGGAGTCTGACGGGGAGAACGAACCAGAGCAGTTCCTGTACGGCATCCAG GGAAGCTGCGCCGCTGACCTCTACCGCCATCCTCAGCTGGATGCAGACATTGAAGCAGTCAAAGACATCTACACTGACAGCGCCGTCTCAGTCAG GGAGTATGGCATCATCGACGACGTGGATATTGATCTTCATATTAATATCGGCTTCCTTGAT TACCTCGATGGGCCCG AACCATCAGTTGATGTGTTCCAGCCATCCAATAAAGAAGGATTTAGCCTTGGCTTACAACTCAAAAA GATTCTGAGCACATTTACGTCCCAGCAGTGGAAGCATCTCAGCAATGAATTCCTCAAGGCCCAACAGGAAAAGAGACACAGCTGGTTCAAAGCTGGAGGAACCATCAAGAAATTTCGTGCCGGGCTCAGCATCTTCTCTCCAATCCCAAA GTCTCCAAGCTTCCCCTTGATCCAAGATACTGTCCTGAAAGGGAAGCTGAGTGTACCTGAACTTCGTGTGACCCGCCTCATGAATCGATCAATTTCATGCACAATGAAGAACCCCAAAGGGGAGCTCTTCAGCTATCCACCAAACAGCCAG ACCGTGGCGGTACCGGCGGCCAGAGCCCCAGCACAGATCACCACCAGGCAGCTGATTGAATTGTTTTTCTCATCCCAGGCGGGCGGACACTGCAAAAACATTCCCACACTGGAGTATGGCTTTTTAGTGCAG ATAATGAAGTACTCTGAGCAGAGGATCCCAACTCTCAACGAGTACTGTGTGGTCTGTGATGAACAGCACGTCTTTCAGAATGGATCAATGCTTAAG CCAGCTGTGTGCACAAGGGAGTTGTGTGTGTTCTCCTTCTACACGCTGGGTGTGATGTCAGGCGCTGCAGAAGAAGTGGCCACCGGTGCAGAG GTAGTAGATCTGTTGGTGGCAATGTGCCGAGCTGCACTGGAGTCTCCCCGCAAGAGCATCATCTTTGAGCCTTACCCCTCCGTCGTAGATCCCAATGATCCCAAGACTTTGGCATTCAATCCCAAG AAGAAGAATTATGAGAGGCTGCAAAAAGCACTGGACAGCGTTATGTCTATACGAGAAATGACCCAG GGCTCATATTTGGAAATCAAGAAGCAGATGGACAAACTGGACCCTTTGGCCCATCCCTTGCTACAATG GATTATTTCCAGTAATAGATCTCACATTGTCAAGTTGCCTCTTAGTAGG CAACTGAAATTCATGCACACCTCCCATCAGTTCCTGCTGCTCAGCAGCCCCCCTGCCAAGGAAGCTCGTTTCCGAACTGCCAAAAAGCTCTACGGCAGCACCTTTGCCTTCCA TGGTTCCCATATAGAGAACTGGCACTCTGTTCTGAGAAATGGACTAGTCAATGCCTCTTATACAAAACTGCAG CTGCACGGGGCAGCATACGGAAAAGGCATCTATCTCAGCCCCATCTCCAGTATATCGTTTGGATACTCAG GAATGGGAAAGGGACAACACCGCATGCCCACCAAAGACGAGCTGGTACAGCGTTACAATCGCATGAATACCATACCACAG caGAGTCGTCCAATCCAATCAAGATTTCTTCAAAGTCGAAATCTGAACTGCATTGCACTTTGCGAAG tgatCACATCCAAGGACCTGCAAAAGCACGGCAACATTTGGGTGTGTCCTGTATCGGACCACGTTTGCACTCGCTTCTTTTTTGT GTACGAGGACGGCCAAGTGGGAGATGCCAACATCAACACCCAGGAGCCCAAGGTGCAAAAAGAGATTATGCGCGTAATTGGGACCTAA
- the LOC144194555 gene encoding protein mono-ADP-ribosyltransferase PARP6 isoform X1, giving the protein MDIKGQCWTDEESDGENEPEQFLYGIQGSCAADLYRHPQLDADIEAVKDIYTDSAVSVREYGIIDDVDIDLHINIGFLDEEVATAWKVIRTEPIILRLRFSLSQYLDGPEPSVDVFQPSNKEGFSLGLQLKKILSTFTSQQWKHLSNEFLKAQQEKRHSWFKAGGTIKKFRAGLSIFSPIPKSPSFPLIQDTVLKGKLSVPELRVTRLMNRSISCTMKNPKGELFSYPPNSQTVAVPAARAPAQITTRQLIELFFSSQAGGHCKNIPTLEYGFLVQIMKYSEQRIPTLNEYCVVCDEQHVFQNGSMLKPAVCTRELCVFSFYTLGVMSGAAEEVATGAEVVDLLVAMCRAALESPRKSIIFEPYPSVVDPNDPKTLAFNPKKKNYERLQKALDSVMSIREMTQGSYLEIKKQMDKLDPLAHPLLQWIISSNRSHIVKLPLSRQLKFMHTSHQFLLLSSPPAKEARFRTAKKLYGSTFAFHGSHIENWHSVLRNGLVNASYTKLQLHGAAYGKGIYLSPISSISFGYSGMGKGQHRMPTKDELVQRYNRMNTIPQQSRPIQSRFLQSRNLNCIALCEVITSKDLQKHGNIWVCPVSDHVCTRFFFVYEDGQVGDANINTQEPKVQKEIMRVIGT; this is encoded by the exons ATG GACATCAAAGGCCAGTGTTGGACTGATGAGGAGTCTGACGGGGAGAACGAACCAGAGCAGTTCCTGTACGGCATCCAG GGAAGCTGCGCCGCTGACCTCTACCGCCATCCTCAGCTGGATGCAGACATTGAAGCAGTCAAAGACATCTACACTGACAGCGCCGTCTCAGTCAG GGAGTATGGCATCATCGACGACGTGGATATTGATCTTCATATTAATATCGGCTTCCTTGAT GAGGAGGTTGCGACAGCTTGGAAAGTAATCAGAACAGAGCCCATTATTCTGAGACTTCGCTTTTCTCTTTCTCAGTACCTCGATGGGCCCG AACCATCAGTTGATGTGTTCCAGCCATCCAATAAAGAAGGATTTAGCCTTGGCTTACAACTCAAAAA GATTCTGAGCACATTTACGTCCCAGCAGTGGAAGCATCTCAGCAATGAATTCCTCAAGGCCCAACAGGAAAAGAGACACAGCTGGTTCAAAGCTGGAGGAACCATCAAGAAATTTCGTGCCGGGCTCAGCATCTTCTCTCCAATCCCAAA GTCTCCAAGCTTCCCCTTGATCCAAGATACTGTCCTGAAAGGGAAGCTGAGTGTACCTGAACTTCGTGTGACCCGCCTCATGAATCGATCAATTTCATGCACAATGAAGAACCCCAAAGGGGAGCTCTTCAGCTATCCACCAAACAGCCAG ACCGTGGCGGTACCGGCGGCCAGAGCCCCAGCACAGATCACCACCAGGCAGCTGATTGAATTGTTTTTCTCATCCCAGGCGGGCGGACACTGCAAAAACATTCCCACACTGGAGTATGGCTTTTTAGTGCAG ATAATGAAGTACTCTGAGCAGAGGATCCCAACTCTCAACGAGTACTGTGTGGTCTGTGATGAACAGCACGTCTTTCAGAATGGATCAATGCTTAAG CCAGCTGTGTGCACAAGGGAGTTGTGTGTGTTCTCCTTCTACACGCTGGGTGTGATGTCAGGCGCTGCAGAAGAAGTGGCCACCGGTGCAGAG GTAGTAGATCTGTTGGTGGCAATGTGCCGAGCTGCACTGGAGTCTCCCCGCAAGAGCATCATCTTTGAGCCTTACCCCTCCGTCGTAGATCCCAATGATCCCAAGACTTTGGCATTCAATCCCAAG AAGAAGAATTATGAGAGGCTGCAAAAAGCACTGGACAGCGTTATGTCTATACGAGAAATGACCCAG GGCTCATATTTGGAAATCAAGAAGCAGATGGACAAACTGGACCCTTTGGCCCATCCCTTGCTACAATG GATTATTTCCAGTAATAGATCTCACATTGTCAAGTTGCCTCTTAGTAGG CAACTGAAATTCATGCACACCTCCCATCAGTTCCTGCTGCTCAGCAGCCCCCCTGCCAAGGAAGCTCGTTTCCGAACTGCCAAAAAGCTCTACGGCAGCACCTTTGCCTTCCA TGGTTCCCATATAGAGAACTGGCACTCTGTTCTGAGAAATGGACTAGTCAATGCCTCTTATACAAAACTGCAG CTGCACGGGGCAGCATACGGAAAAGGCATCTATCTCAGCCCCATCTCCAGTATATCGTTTGGATACTCAG GAATGGGAAAGGGACAACACCGCATGCCCACCAAAGACGAGCTGGTACAGCGTTACAATCGCATGAATACCATACCACAG caGAGTCGTCCAATCCAATCAAGATTTCTTCAAAGTCGAAATCTGAACTGCATTGCACTTTGCGAAG tgatCACATCCAAGGACCTGCAAAAGCACGGCAACATTTGGGTGTGTCCTGTATCGGACCACGTTTGCACTCGCTTCTTTTTTGT GTACGAGGACGGCCAAGTGGGAGATGCCAACATCAACACCCAGGAGCCCAAGGTGCAAAAAGAGATTATGCGCGTAATTGGGACCTAA
- the LOC144194555 gene encoding protein mono-ADP-ribosyltransferase PARP6 isoform X2, with protein MDIKGQCWTDEESDGENEPEQFLYGIQGSCAADLYRHPQLDADIEAVKDIYTDSAVSVREYGIIDDVDIDLHINIGFLDEEVATAWKVIRTEPIILRLRFSLSQYLDGPEPSVDVFQPSNKEGFSLGLQLKKILSTFTSQQWKHLSNEFLKAQQEKRHSWFKAGGTIKKFRAGLSIFSPIPKSPSFPLIQDTVLKGKLSVPELRVTRLMNRSISCTMKNPKGELFSYPPNSQTVAVPAARAPAQITTRQLIELFFSSQAGGHCKNIPTLEYGFLVQIMKYSEQRIPTLNEYCVVCDEQHVFQNGSMLKPAVCTRELCVFSFYTLGVMSGAAEEVATGAEVVDLLVAMCRAALESPRKSIIFEPYPSVVDPNDPKTLAFNPKKKNYERLQKALDSVMSIREMTQGSYLEIKKQMDKLDPLAHPLLQWIISSNRSHIVKLPLSRQLKFMHTSHQFLLLSSPPAKEARFRTAKKLYGSTFAFHGSHIENWHSVLRNGLVNASYTKLQLHGAAYGKGIYLSPISSISFGYSGMGKGQHRMPTKDELVQRYNRMNTIPQSRPIQSRFLQSRNLNCIALCEVITSKDLQKHGNIWVCPVSDHVCTRFFFVYEDGQVGDANINTQEPKVQKEIMRVIGT; from the exons ATG GACATCAAAGGCCAGTGTTGGACTGATGAGGAGTCTGACGGGGAGAACGAACCAGAGCAGTTCCTGTACGGCATCCAG GGAAGCTGCGCCGCTGACCTCTACCGCCATCCTCAGCTGGATGCAGACATTGAAGCAGTCAAAGACATCTACACTGACAGCGCCGTCTCAGTCAG GGAGTATGGCATCATCGACGACGTGGATATTGATCTTCATATTAATATCGGCTTCCTTGAT GAGGAGGTTGCGACAGCTTGGAAAGTAATCAGAACAGAGCCCATTATTCTGAGACTTCGCTTTTCTCTTTCTCAGTACCTCGATGGGCCCG AACCATCAGTTGATGTGTTCCAGCCATCCAATAAAGAAGGATTTAGCCTTGGCTTACAACTCAAAAA GATTCTGAGCACATTTACGTCCCAGCAGTGGAAGCATCTCAGCAATGAATTCCTCAAGGCCCAACAGGAAAAGAGACACAGCTGGTTCAAAGCTGGAGGAACCATCAAGAAATTTCGTGCCGGGCTCAGCATCTTCTCTCCAATCCCAAA GTCTCCAAGCTTCCCCTTGATCCAAGATACTGTCCTGAAAGGGAAGCTGAGTGTACCTGAACTTCGTGTGACCCGCCTCATGAATCGATCAATTTCATGCACAATGAAGAACCCCAAAGGGGAGCTCTTCAGCTATCCACCAAACAGCCAG ACCGTGGCGGTACCGGCGGCCAGAGCCCCAGCACAGATCACCACCAGGCAGCTGATTGAATTGTTTTTCTCATCCCAGGCGGGCGGACACTGCAAAAACATTCCCACACTGGAGTATGGCTTTTTAGTGCAG ATAATGAAGTACTCTGAGCAGAGGATCCCAACTCTCAACGAGTACTGTGTGGTCTGTGATGAACAGCACGTCTTTCAGAATGGATCAATGCTTAAG CCAGCTGTGTGCACAAGGGAGTTGTGTGTGTTCTCCTTCTACACGCTGGGTGTGATGTCAGGCGCTGCAGAAGAAGTGGCCACCGGTGCAGAG GTAGTAGATCTGTTGGTGGCAATGTGCCGAGCTGCACTGGAGTCTCCCCGCAAGAGCATCATCTTTGAGCCTTACCCCTCCGTCGTAGATCCCAATGATCCCAAGACTTTGGCATTCAATCCCAAG AAGAAGAATTATGAGAGGCTGCAAAAAGCACTGGACAGCGTTATGTCTATACGAGAAATGACCCAG GGCTCATATTTGGAAATCAAGAAGCAGATGGACAAACTGGACCCTTTGGCCCATCCCTTGCTACAATG GATTATTTCCAGTAATAGATCTCACATTGTCAAGTTGCCTCTTAGTAGG CAACTGAAATTCATGCACACCTCCCATCAGTTCCTGCTGCTCAGCAGCCCCCCTGCCAAGGAAGCTCGTTTCCGAACTGCCAAAAAGCTCTACGGCAGCACCTTTGCCTTCCA TGGTTCCCATATAGAGAACTGGCACTCTGTTCTGAGAAATGGACTAGTCAATGCCTCTTATACAAAACTGCAG CTGCACGGGGCAGCATACGGAAAAGGCATCTATCTCAGCCCCATCTCCAGTATATCGTTTGGATACTCAG GAATGGGAAAGGGACAACACCGCATGCCCACCAAAGACGAGCTGGTACAGCGTTACAATCGCATGAATACCATACCACAG AGTCGTCCAATCCAATCAAGATTTCTTCAAAGTCGAAATCTGAACTGCATTGCACTTTGCGAAG tgatCACATCCAAGGACCTGCAAAAGCACGGCAACATTTGGGTGTGTCCTGTATCGGACCACGTTTGCACTCGCTTCTTTTTTGT GTACGAGGACGGCCAAGTGGGAGATGCCAACATCAACACCCAGGAGCCCAAGGTGCAAAAAGAGATTATGCGCGTAATTGGGACCTAA